From the genome of Yersinia enterocolitica, one region includes:
- a CDS encoding p-hydroxybenzoic acid efflux pump subunit AaeB, with translation MNSPTFIRLRFAFKLSFAIVAALFLGFHLQLETPRWSVLTAAIVAAGPAFAAGGEPFSGAIRHRGWLRIIGTFIGCIGGLVIIVLTIRAPVLTLMLCCLWAGVCTWISSLVRVENSYAFGLAGYTALIIIVTTGETPLLTPQFAVERCSEIVLGIVCAVMADLLFSPRSIKQDIDRLVDKVLVDQYKLLQLCIRPAEKNDIDRAWNDLVKNTTALNGMRSYLMMESSRWQRCNRRLRVLHTASLALITQACETYLVLINHPDLLSAELKAMLSEPAETPAEIHQQMKKLRQYIGGSHSAAIPATISSWVGAATRYLLLSKGIHTNSSISRVEEGILDGDEPIKHVSAEGHHAMINGLRTGIATAIGGLFWLWTGWTSGAGCMVMIAVVTSLAMRTPNPRMVAIDFLLGVIMALPIGALYFMFIIPATQQSMLLLCISLGLLAFIIGIEVQKRRLGSLGTLASTINIMVLSNPMEFNVSMFLDSALGQIVGCFVSLIVLLLIRDNAKDRTGRTLLNRFVYSAVSALTTNKVRRSENHLPALYQQLNQLLMMFPGDIDKYRLALTLIIAHQRLNNTEIPVNAELSAFHKQIRYTADRVINAKNDQKRRYYFARLLQELDQYQQKLVDYQSPDSVIRPVKRLADMLHRYQSALI, from the coding sequence ATGAACAGCCCGACATTTATTCGCCTGCGCTTTGCGTTCAAACTCAGTTTTGCCATTGTGGCCGCGCTGTTTCTGGGCTTTCATCTGCAATTGGAAACACCACGTTGGTCGGTGCTGACGGCGGCCATTGTTGCTGCTGGCCCGGCATTTGCTGCGGGCGGTGAGCCATTCTCTGGTGCGATTCGTCATCGAGGCTGGTTACGTATTATCGGGACATTCATCGGCTGTATTGGTGGTTTGGTTATCATCGTTCTGACTATCAGAGCACCAGTATTAACCCTGATGCTTTGCTGTTTGTGGGCTGGCGTTTGTACTTGGATCTCCTCACTGGTTCGGGTTGAGAACTCTTACGCATTCGGGCTGGCGGGTTACACTGCGCTGATTATCATTGTCACCACCGGTGAAACGCCATTACTGACACCGCAGTTTGCTGTCGAGCGCTGTAGCGAGATTGTGCTGGGGATCGTCTGCGCGGTGATGGCGGATCTGCTGTTTTCACCACGATCGATCAAGCAGGATATTGATCGTCTGGTCGATAAGGTGCTGGTAGATCAATATAAATTATTGCAGTTATGTATTCGTCCGGCAGAAAAAAACGATATCGATCGGGCCTGGAATGATCTGGTTAAAAATACCACGGCACTGAATGGGATGCGTAGTTATCTGATGATGGAATCTTCCCGCTGGCAGCGCTGTAACCGCCGCTTACGGGTATTGCACACGGCGTCATTAGCCCTGATCACTCAAGCCTGCGAAACCTATCTGGTATTGATCAATCATCCCGACTTACTCAGTGCCGAGCTGAAGGCGATGCTGAGTGAACCGGCAGAGACGCCGGCTGAAATTCATCAGCAGATGAAGAAATTGCGTCAATATATTGGCGGCAGTCACAGTGCGGCGATCCCTGCGACCATCAGCAGTTGGGTGGGGGCGGCGACACGTTATTTATTGCTATCAAAAGGGATTCATACCAACAGCAGTATCAGCCGGGTGGAAGAGGGTATTCTGGACGGCGATGAGCCAATCAAACATGTTTCAGCCGAAGGTCATCATGCGATGATCAATGGCTTGCGTACCGGTATTGCTACGGCGATCGGCGGCCTATTCTGGCTGTGGACTGGCTGGACATCTGGGGCGGGCTGTATGGTCATGATTGCGGTGGTGACCTCACTGGCAATGCGCACCCCCAATCCACGGATGGTGGCGATCGACTTCCTGCTAGGGGTGATTATGGCGCTGCCTATTGGGGCGCTCTATTTCATGTTTATTATCCCTGCGACCCAGCAAAGTATGCTGTTGCTGTGCATCAGTCTGGGATTACTGGCATTTATTATTGGTATCGAAGTGCAAAAGCGCCGTCTTGGCTCGCTGGGAACATTGGCCAGTACTATCAATATCATGGTGTTGAGCAACCCGATGGAGTTTAATGTCAGTATGTTCCTCGACAGTGCGTTGGGGCAGATTGTCGGCTGTTTCGTTTCTCTGATTGTGCTGTTGTTGATCCGCGATAATGCCAAGGACCGAACCGGCAGAACCTTGCTAAACCGCTTTGTTTACAGTGCGGTATCGGCATTGACCACCAATAAAGTCCGCCGCAGCGAAAACCATCTACCGGCGTTGTATCAACAACTGAATCAATTATTGATGATGTTCCCCGGTGATATTGATAAGTATCGACTGGCATTGACGCTGATCATCGCCCATCAGCGGCTCAATAACACCGAGATCCCAGTTAATGCTGAATTGAGTGCTTTTCACAAACAGATCCGCTATACCGCCGATCGGGTTATTAATGCCAAAAATGACCAGAAGCGGCGCTATTACTTCGCCCGTTTACTACAGGAATTAGATCAATATCAGCAAAAATTAGTCGATTATCAATCGCCTGATTCTGTTATCCGCCCGGTAAAGCGGTTGGCGGATATGTTGCATCGTTATCAGAGTGCGCTTATCTAG
- a CDS encoding cytoplasmic protein has product MKEQYTTQVQVKGKGDTKEKAFANALGNVQNTVLKSTQNILLRIEPQDVKVLNAELSVKNEKFLFFFLPRERKTYSVELDITVNVTIINTDKVVFISK; this is encoded by the coding sequence ATGAAAGAGCAATATACCACTCAGGTGCAAGTGAAAGGTAAAGGCGATACTAAGGAAAAAGCTTTCGCTAATGCACTCGGTAATGTCCAGAATACGGTGTTGAAATCGACACAAAATATTCTGTTACGGATTGAGCCACAAGACGTAAAAGTATTAAACGCAGAATTATCAGTTAAAAATGAGAAGTTTTTATTCTTTTTCCTGCCGCGTGAAAGAAAGACATATAGCGTTGAATTAGATATTACCGTGAACGTGACAATTATTAATACGGATAAGGTCGTCTTCATATCTAAATGA
- a CDS encoding DUF615 domain-containing protein has protein sequence MNKQPEDWLDEVPEDKDEDDDEIIWVSKSEIKRDAEALKELGTELVELGKNALEKIQLDEDLLAAVELAQKIKKEGRRRQIQLIGKMLRARDVEPIQTALDKLKNRHNQQISLFHKLEMLRDRLVEEGDVAIPTVLDLYPDADRQQLRSLIRNAQKEKATNKPPKSFRQIFQYLRELSEKQQ, from the coding sequence ATGAACAAACAGCCCGAAGATTGGCTAGATGAAGTCCCAGAAGATAAAGACGAAGATGACGATGAAATTATCTGGGTCAGTAAAAGTGAAATTAAACGTGATGCCGAAGCGCTGAAAGAACTCGGCACCGAGCTGGTTGAGCTGGGTAAAAATGCGCTGGAGAAAATCCAACTGGATGAAGATCTGCTGGCAGCCGTTGAACTGGCACAGAAAATCAAGAAAGAAGGCCGCCGCCGCCAGATCCAGTTAATTGGTAAAATGCTACGTGCCCGTGATGTAGAACCTATCCAAACCGCATTGGATAAGCTGAAAAATCGCCATAACCAACAAATCTCGCTGTTCCACAAGCTGGAAATGCTGCGTGACCGTTTGGTTGAAGAAGGTGATGTCGCGATCCCTACGGTGTTGGATCTATATCCAGATGCGGATCGCCAACAACTGCGTAGCCTGATACGTAATGCCCAGAAAGAGAAAGCCACTAACAAGCCACCGAAATCATTCCGTCAGATCTTCCAATATCTGCGTGAACTGTCTGAAAAGCAGCAATAA
- a CDS encoding cytochrome B562, with amino-acid sequence MGKKMMALMAAVLLSASTLAMAASVADNMETIADNYGKVLKADSTDVMKQGLQAMRAAAQDAQKGIPTKLKSKGEGSAEVKDFRHGLDLFIGQIDGALALANQGKLDEAKKAAQDFKPTRDTYHKKYR; translated from the coding sequence ATGGGTAAGAAAATGATGGCGTTAATGGCGGCGGTGTTACTCAGCGCCAGCACTTTAGCGATGGCTGCCAGCGTGGCTGATAACATGGAAACCATTGCTGATAATTACGGCAAAGTGTTGAAGGCTGACTCTACTGATGTGATGAAGCAAGGCTTGCAGGCGATGCGTGCAGCGGCGCAGGATGCACAAAAGGGCATACCTACCAAGTTGAAGAGTAAAGGCGAGGGTAGCGCGGAGGTGAAGGATTTCCGTCATGGTTTGGACTTATTTATCGGGCAGATTGATGGTGCGCTGGCATTAGCGAATCAAGGCAAGCTCGATGAAGCTAAAAAAGCAGCGCAAGACTTTAAACCGACCCGCGATACCTACCATAAAAAGTATCGTTAA
- the gabD gene encoding NAD-dependent succinate-semialdehyde dehydrogenase (catalyzes the formation of succinate from succinate semialdehyde; NADP dependent), with protein MSAQNLLRDPLHNPLQNQRHSDGVYHIGYFVGGKWHQAQDTFDVHNPATGQLVAKVAKSGTQETEAAIKAASAAFPAWRKTPAKQRAEILQRWYLLIMEHQQSLAEIMVSEQGKPLKEALGEVAYAASFIQWFSEQAKRANGEIIPPAKEGARILATREPVGVVAAITPWNFPLAMLTRKLGPALAAGCTGLIKPANNTPLSAFALLALAEQAGVPAGVLNGVAGDTHAISDAIMASPEVRKISFTGSTEVGKTLMRNAAATMKKISMELGGNAPYIVFDDADLDAAVAGAMACKFRNAGQVCVCVNRFYIQDGVYDEFVSRLATEVKKLNVGNGMDKDVNMGPLINLAGLEKVEDHVKDALEKGGRLLAGGSRHQLGGNFFQPTVIADANEQMKVASEETFGPLAACFRFKTEEEVIKRANDTPFGLAAYFYTQNLQRVFRVSDALESGMIGVNESSVSTELAPFGGVKESGLGREGSVLGLDEFMEVKTLHLGNL; from the coding sequence ATGTCAGCACAAAATCTATTACGCGATCCATTGCACAATCCATTACAAAACCAACGACACAGCGACGGTGTGTACCATATCGGCTATTTTGTTGGTGGTAAATGGCATCAGGCGCAGGACACTTTCGACGTACATAACCCTGCTACCGGCCAGTTGGTGGCGAAAGTGGCTAAATCGGGTACCCAAGAAACTGAAGCCGCGATTAAGGCCGCCAGTGCGGCTTTCCCCGCTTGGCGAAAAACACCCGCCAAGCAGCGGGCGGAAATTCTTCAGCGTTGGTATTTGTTGATTATGGAACATCAGCAATCATTGGCTGAGATAATGGTTTCTGAGCAAGGTAAACCATTGAAAGAAGCCTTAGGCGAGGTCGCCTATGCCGCCAGCTTTATTCAATGGTTTAGTGAGCAGGCCAAACGTGCCAATGGTGAGATTATTCCGCCAGCCAAAGAGGGGGCACGCATTCTGGCTACTCGCGAACCGGTTGGTGTGGTGGCGGCCATCACGCCGTGGAATTTCCCGCTGGCAATGTTAACCCGCAAACTGGGGCCAGCATTGGCTGCCGGTTGTACCGGATTGATTAAACCGGCCAATAACACGCCGTTATCCGCTTTTGCTTTACTGGCATTGGCAGAGCAAGCCGGTGTGCCTGCTGGCGTGCTCAATGGTGTTGCGGGCGATACGCATGCCATCAGTGATGCCATCATGGCCAGCCCGGAAGTGCGTAAAATCTCCTTTACCGGCTCAACCGAAGTTGGCAAAACCTTAATGCGTAATGCCGCAGCCACCATGAAGAAAATTTCCATGGAACTGGGCGGTAACGCGCCGTATATCGTGTTTGATGATGCTGATTTGGATGCCGCAGTTGCTGGTGCGATGGCGTGTAAATTCCGCAATGCCGGGCAGGTGTGCGTGTGCGTCAATCGTTTTTACATTCAGGATGGTGTGTATGACGAGTTTGTCAGCCGTTTAGCCACTGAGGTTAAAAAACTGAATGTTGGTAATGGTATGGATAAAGACGTCAATATGGGGCCATTGATTAATCTCGCCGGGCTGGAGAAAGTTGAGGATCACGTCAAAGATGCGCTTGAAAAGGGCGGTCGCCTGCTGGCGGGGGGCAGTCGTCATCAACTGGGGGGAAATTTCTTCCAGCCTACAGTTATTGCCGATGCTAATGAGCAGATGAAAGTCGCCTCTGAAGAGACATTTGGCCCACTGGCTGCCTGCTTCCGCTTCAAAACCGAAGAGGAAGTTATCAAACGAGCTAATGACACGCCGTTCGGGCTGGCAGCTTACTTCTATACTCAGAATCTGCAACGTGTATTCCGGGTTTCAGATGCGTTGGAAAGCGGTATGATTGGTGTCAATGAAAGTTCAGTTTCTACTGAGCTGGCACCTTTCGGTGGTGTTAAAGAGTCTGGCCTTGGCCGTGAAGGGTCAGTGCTGGGGTTAGATGAGTTTATGGAAGTCAAAACCCTGCATTTGGGTAATTTATAA
- a CDS encoding PRD domain-containing protein: MNDVAALNAAEEPGKEEVMIITERVLAEITAMLNSENIFTNKVQQQMLTSHIRAMVLRSITGEPLPEVDKSLFDEISAHSMQMAQQVVDKFANLPIEEAYLLSVHFEVAKDNNP, from the coding sequence GTGAATGATGTAGCCGCATTAAATGCCGCCGAGGAACCTGGAAAAGAAGAGGTAATGATTATTACTGAGCGGGTATTAGCTGAAATTACCGCAATGTTAAATAGTGAAAATATTTTTACCAATAAAGTTCAGCAACAAATGTTGACATCACATATCCGTGCCATGGTATTGCGTTCCATAACTGGTGAGCCATTACCTGAAGTGGATAAATCATTATTTGATGAGATTTCAGCACATTCGATGCAAATGGCCCAGCAAGTGGTCGATAAATTTGCCAATTTGCCCATTGAAGAAGCCTATTTGTTGTCGGTGCATTTTGAAGTAGCGAAAGACAATAACCCATAA
- a CDS encoding ribonuclease, translated as MAILGAILLLAVAALQGIGGVTARDIGQSADLERPPLSASASIEQLTQHQQVAKYLQVHHRLPDFYLTKQQARAQGWDPKDGNLCKVLPGRAIGGDRFSNRERQLPEAKGRNWREADVNYRCGHRGSDRLLYSNDGLIYLTQDHYKRFIRME; from the coding sequence ATGGCCATTCTGGGCGCAATACTGTTGCTGGCAGTGGCGGCATTGCAGGGGATTGGCGGTGTCACGGCGCGTGATATCGGTCAATCGGCGGATCTGGAACGCCCACCTTTATCGGCATCTGCATCGATTGAACAATTGACCCAGCACCAGCAGGTGGCTAAATACCTACAAGTGCATCATCGCCTGCCGGATTTTTACCTTACCAAGCAGCAGGCGCGTGCGCAGGGCTGGGATCCCAAAGACGGCAATCTGTGTAAAGTATTGCCAGGCAGAGCGATTGGCGGCGATCGTTTTTCTAACCGTGAACGCCAACTGCCTGAGGCGAAAGGCCGTAACTGGCGTGAAGCCGATGTTAATTATCGTTGTGGGCATCGCGGTAGCGATCGTTTGCTGTACTCCAATGATGGCCTGATTTATCTAACTCAGGATCACTACAAGCGTTTCATTCGGATGGAGTGA
- a CDS encoding metalloprotease PmbA has product MKVVTQVAEQRKTLEQAVAQALELARVGSDAAEVAVSKTTGISVSTRFGEVENVEFNSDGALGITVYHQQRKGSASTTDLNPDAVARTVQAALDIARYTSPDPYAGAADKSLLAFEAPDLDLFHPSDLDAEQGILLAARAEQAALQADKRITNTEGGSFNSHYGIKVFGNSHGMLQSYCSSRHSLSSSVIAEHNGDMERDYAYTIGRRMEDLASPEWVGEECARRTLSRLSPRKLPTMQSPVLFAAEVATGLFGHLVSAISGGNIYRKSTFLLDHLGKQILPEWLTIEEHPHLLRGLASTPFDSEGVRTLQREIVKDGVLQTYLLTSYSARKLGLQSTGHAGGIHNWRIAGQGQDFAGMLKQLDKGLVVTELMGQGVSTVTGDYSRGAAGFWVENGEIQYPVSEITIAGNLKDMLRNIVSVGSDIETRSNIQCGSVLLPAMKIAGE; this is encoded by the coding sequence ATGAAAGTAGTCACTCAAGTTGCAGAACAGCGTAAAACGCTGGAACAAGCGGTTGCACAGGCTTTGGAATTGGCCCGTGTGGGTTCTGATGCGGCCGAAGTCGCTGTAAGTAAAACCACCGGAATTAGTGTCAGCACTCGCTTTGGTGAAGTGGAAAATGTGGAGTTCAACAGCGATGGTGCGCTGGGAATTACTGTTTATCACCAGCAGCGTAAAGGTAGCGCGTCTACCACCGATTTAAATCCAGATGCAGTCGCCCGCACGGTGCAGGCTGCGCTGGATATTGCTCGTTACACTTCACCTGATCCCTACGCTGGCGCGGCAGATAAATCGCTGCTGGCTTTTGAGGCGCCTGATTTGGACCTGTTCCATCCGAGCGATTTGGATGCAGAACAAGGTATCTTGCTGGCCGCCCGGGCGGAGCAGGCTGCATTGCAGGCCGATAAGCGGATTACCAATACCGAAGGTGGCAGTTTTAACAGCCATTATGGCATCAAGGTGTTTGGTAACAGCCACGGCATGTTACAGAGCTATTGCTCAAGTCGCCATTCGCTTTCCAGCAGCGTTATCGCTGAACATAATGGTGATATGGAGCGAGATTACGCTTATACCATTGGCCGACGGATGGAAGATTTAGCCAGCCCGGAATGGGTTGGTGAGGAGTGCGCTCGTCGTACTTTATCCCGCTTATCGCCACGTAAACTGCCGACCATGCAATCACCGGTGCTGTTTGCCGCTGAAGTGGCGACCGGCTTGTTTGGTCACTTGGTTTCGGCGATCAGCGGCGGCAATATCTACCGTAAATCGACCTTCTTGCTCGATCATTTGGGTAAACAGATTTTACCTGAGTGGTTAACTATTGAAGAGCACCCACATTTACTGCGTGGTCTGGCTTCGACCCCGTTCGATAGTGAAGGTGTGCGTACTTTACAACGGGAAATCGTTAAAGATGGGGTACTGCAAACCTATCTGTTGACCAGCTATTCAGCCCGTAAACTGGGGCTGCAAAGTACCGGTCATGCTGGTGGTATCCATAACTGGCGTATTGCCGGTCAGGGGCAGGATTTCGCCGGGATGCTGAAGCAATTGGACAAAGGTTTGGTGGTAACTGAACTGATGGGCCAGGGAGTCAGTACCGTAACCGGTGACTATTCCCGCGGCGCGGCAGGTTTTTGGGTTGAAAACGGTGAGATTCAGTATCCAGTCAGTGAGATAACGATTGCCGGTAATCTGAAAGATATGCTGCGTAATATTGTCAGCGTAGGCAGTGATATCGAAACCCGCAGTAACATTCAGTGTGGCTCTGTTTTATTACCTGCGATGAAGATTGCGGGCGAATAA
- a CDS encoding nucleoside diphosphate kinase regulator: MTKPTITINELDAERLDALLAQPAFAGTVVAQALNEELDRAEILPPNAIPADVVTMNSRVRFRDLNNQEEHIRTLVYPASLQDSNEQLSVMAPLGAALLGLHVNDEISWKLPGGDEARITVLELLYQPEAAGEYHR; this comes from the coding sequence ATGACCAAGCCAACCATCACGATTAACGAGCTGGATGCTGAACGTTTGGATGCGTTACTGGCGCAACCGGCTTTTGCCGGTACAGTGGTCGCTCAAGCGCTCAATGAAGAACTGGATCGTGCAGAAATTCTGCCACCAAACGCCATTCCGGCAGATGTGGTGACCATGAATAGCCGTGTGCGTTTTCGCGATCTGAATAACCAGGAAGAGCATATCCGCACGCTGGTGTATCCGGCATCGCTACAAGACAGTAACGAACAACTTTCCGTGATGGCTCCGCTGGGCGCGGCATTGCTGGGGCTGCACGTCAATGATGAAATTAGTTGGAAGCTACCAGGTGGGGATGAAGCCCGCATTACTGTGTTAGAACTGCTGTACCAGCCAGAAGCAGCCGGTGAATATCACCGCTAA